Genomic segment of Chloroflexota bacterium:
CTCGAAGGTCACGTGGGCGCCGTAGGGTGGGTCGGCCTCGAGTATCTCCTTCAACCGGGCGCTCGCGCGATCCGCGTCGCAGAGCGGCGGGATCCGCATCGAGATCTTCACCGCCGTGCGCGGACGGAGGACGTTTCCCGCGCTCTCCAATGAGGGTATGCCTGCCGCGCCGGTGATGGAGAGGGTCGGCCGCCACGTCCTGTTCAGGATCAGCTCCACGGCGTCGGGCACGACGGGTGTGACGCTGTCCAGGAGAGGGAGATCTCGAGATGGGTCGCCGAGGATGGTTGCCAGATGCCGCGCCTGCCGCCGACGCTCCTCTGGAATGTCAACGTGGAACTCCGCGGGAAGGATGGCGCCCGATCGTTCGTCCTCGATTCGACTCAGGAGCTGCCGAAGCACGCGAAAGCTCGAGGCGACCACGCCCGACGCTGATCCAGAATGGACCCCTTCGCGCAGCAGCTCGACCGATAGCGTGCCGGCGACCAGCCCGCGAAGGGACGTCGTGCCCCAGAGCTGCTCATAGTTGCCGCACCCCGAGTCGAGGCACACGACGAGGCCCGGGGACCCGATCTGGTCGGCGAGCGCATCGAGATAGTGCGGAAGGTCGACGCTGCCGCTCTCCTCGCACCCCTCGATCAGGACGACGCACCGCGCCCGCTGGGCGCCCTGCTCCGCGATGGAGCCCAGGGCGGCGACGGCCGCGAAGACCGAATACCCGTCGTCGGCTCCGCCCCGGCCGTACAGACGATCGTTCTGAAGCACGGGCGACCACGGTCCGAGACCCTCGCGCCAGCCGGCGAACTCTGGCTGCTTATCGTAGTGGCCGTAGACGAGGATGCATTCGTCCGAGTTGCCTTCGGCCTCGATGATCAGCAGCGGGGTACGACCCTCGAGGCGGACGGTCTCGACCTTCGCGCCCGGCAGGTTCTGCGATCGGACCCATTCCGAGAGCAGGGCTACGGCGCGCTCCATGTGACCGTGCGCGCGCCACTCATCATCGAACGCCGGCGACTTGTTGGGGATGGCGATGTAGTCGTGGAGAGTCGGCACGACCGAGCGCGCCCAGAGATCGTCGACGAATCGCCGGGTGGCGTGCGGGTCCATCGGTGCGCCCGTCACAGGGCTTGCGGCCCGGCTTCGCGGAGGCCGGCCCGTTCGAGCCGGGGGATCACCTCACCGGCGAAGAAGGGCAGCTCCTCGAGGTAGTTCACGAAGTTGAGGACGAGACCATCGAATCCGGCCGCGTGGAGGCGCGCCAGCTCAGCCGCGATGTCGTCCGGGTCGCCGACGGCGCAAAACGAGCCGCGCGCGAGAACGCGCCGAACGAGCGATTCCTCCCCCGTTCTGCGGTACACGCCCTCGGGGTCCGTCCGGTCGCGCGCGTCGCGGGCGTGCATCTCGGCCAGGTTCCCGACCGCCCCGGCGTCGGCGTGGGCCACGACGTAATCCGCAAACTCCGCTGCCTCGCGAGCGGAGGGTCGGCAGATTACGCCGACCGGGGTCCAGACCTGGATCGATCGGCCGGCGTCGCGTGCCTGTTGTTTCGTCTCTGCGATCCGATCGCGACTCTCCTCCGGCGAGCGTACGCCGTCGAAGTGCATGTCGGAATACCGGATGGCGAATGCCCTTCCGGC
This window contains:
- a CDS encoding M20/M25/M40 family metallo-hydrolase codes for the protein MDPHATRRFVDDLWARSVVPTLHDYIAIPNKSPAFDDEWRAHGHMERAVALLSEWVRSQNLPGAKVETVRLEGRTPLLIIEAEGNSDECILVYGHYDKQPEFAGWREGLGPWSPVLQNDRLYGRGGADDGYSVFAAVAALGSIAEQGAQRARCVVLIEGCEESGSVDLPHYLDALADQIGSPGLVVCLDSGCGNYEQLWGTTSLRGLVAGTLSVELLREGVHSGSASGVVASSFRVLRQLLSRIEDERSGAILPAEFHVDIPEERRRQARHLATILGDPSRDLPLLDSVTPVVPDAVELILNRTWRPTLSITGAAGIPSLESAGNVLRPRTAVKISMRIPPLCDADRASARLKEILEADPPYGAHVTFEPEQPAAGWCAPPSEPWLTASVDRASRAFWGREAAYMGEGGTIPFMAMLGEKFPAAQFFITGVLGPESNAHGPNEFLHLPMARGVTCAIAHVIADHFARAG